The following coding sequences lie in one Mucilaginibacter sp. KACC 22773 genomic window:
- a CDS encoding SusC/RagA family TonB-linked outer membrane protein — translation MRKILRMALLFLSLFVCFRAGAQNLATVIKGTVTDDKGITLPGASVRVKNSQASAITDKDGNYSISVPSGGTELTFSFIGMKPQDVVIGKKIIINVVLVNMSTALTDVVVIGYGQQKRQDVNGAISSVTAKDIQNIPQTSVDQLLQGKAAGVTVTNGTGAPGSSASVHIRGITSLSGSNEPLYVVDGVYIDGSAYTTQNQNNGENTVSPLSYINPNDIASIDILKDASATAIYGSRGSNGVIIITTKKGKNSSAHLNYDGYYGIQQQGHFLKMMNLPQYAAIQNAIADITGIGRRGEFADPTVLGPGTDWQKEVFRTAPMQSHNLSMNGGNENVNYYISGGFLKQNGTIIASNFKRYSFRTNVEGKLKDWFKLGSNMTLNRTDQNIGASDNGGIVYQALLNAPDQAASNPDGSYTVAPASYGSSVFISPVALASLNTNNLVRSQINANFYADIRFLKNLTLRSEIGGYDNFSKSVLFFPSYTVTSPTNPSLIYGNPIASLSEYTDQALGWNWKEYITYNHTFAQKHNITATAGYELNESNYNSMSAGTNTFLSNDLPTLNLGGAKIPTIGENKSSNTLQSFYARAIYDYDNRYSLTATIRSDRSSNFAQGHQTGYFPSAALGWTISNESFMAGIKSVADNVKFRIGYGEVGNQNIPGYQYGSALNPTITGLGTGFNVSNYNNPNLTWQTSIQTDIGLDFTLFGRVNATVDWYNKTSKKFLFQAPLPEFLTGGPNYLGGISPLYVNGGEVSNKGIEFSINSKNIVSKNFNWNTTVTFSHYVNKVVSTYNNSIINASVTSGFLQIPVTRTQVGGPIGEFYGYTVKGIFKTEDQLQNAPIQFGQPTSTTLGAPGATTLGDIQYVDTNHDGKIDASDMSAIGNPNPTFTYGFTNNFSYKGIDLSIFLYGSYGGKVLNYLDYTIEGLNGLYTNQLAEAANYWSPSNPNSTIPAPKGGVNPNLNMSTRFLQSASFLRFQNVRLGYNVPAAWAKRIALSGLKVYCSAQNLFVITGYKGLDPEVGQQNQNVFLTNVDLGRYPSPRVISFGINAEF, via the coding sequence ATGCGAAAAATTCTACGAATGGCATTGCTGTTTTTGTCTCTTTTTGTATGCTTCCGGGCAGGGGCGCAAAACCTGGCGACAGTAATCAAAGGAACAGTAACAGACGACAAAGGCATAACCTTGCCCGGGGCTTCTGTCAGGGTAAAAAATAGCCAGGCTTCGGCTATAACAGATAAGGATGGTAATTACAGCATCAGCGTACCCAGTGGCGGTACCGAACTTACTTTCTCGTTTATCGGGATGAAACCGCAAGACGTTGTGATAGGCAAAAAAATTATTATTAATGTTGTATTAGTCAACATGTCTACCGCATTAACCGATGTGGTAGTAATTGGTTACGGCCAGCAAAAGCGCCAGGACGTAAATGGCGCCATATCATCGGTAACCGCCAAGGATATTCAGAATATCCCACAAACAAGCGTCGACCAATTGCTACAGGGTAAAGCCGCAGGTGTTACCGTTACCAACGGTACAGGCGCGCCGGGTAGTTCGGCCTCTGTGCACATCAGGGGGATAACATCTCTTTCGGGTTCAAATGAGCCTTTATATGTAGTTGACGGTGTATACATTGATGGTTCTGCCTATACCACCCAAAATCAAAATAATGGCGAAAATACAGTTAGCCCTCTAAGCTATATTAACCCAAATGATATTGCATCTATTGATATTTTGAAAGATGCATCCGCTACAGCTATATACGGTAGCCGTGGCTCAAATGGTGTTATCATTATTACCACAAAAAAGGGTAAAAACAGTTCGGCTCATTTAAATTACGATGGTTATTACGGCATTCAGCAGCAAGGACATTTCCTTAAAATGATGAACCTACCTCAATACGCCGCTATACAAAACGCGATAGCCGATATTACCGGCATAGGCCGCAGGGGCGAGTTTGCAGATCCCACCGTACTTGGTCCGGGTACCGATTGGCAAAAAGAGGTGTTCAGAACCGCGCCAATGCAAAGCCATAACCTTTCGATGAACGGTGGTAACGAAAACGTAAATTACTATATTTCAGGCGGCTTCCTTAAACAAAACGGTACCATCATAGCGTCAAACTTCAAACGCTACTCTTTCCGTACAAACGTTGAGGGAAAATTGAAGGATTGGTTTAAACTTGGTTCAAATATGACATTAAACCGTACCGACCAAAATATAGGTGCGAGTGATAACGGTGGTATCGTTTACCAGGCATTGTTGAATGCTCCCGATCAGGCGGCCAGCAATCCGGATGGCAGTTATACTGTTGCCCCCGCATCATACGGTAGCAGTGTTTTTATAAGCCCAGTTGCATTGGCATCCTTAAATACCAATAACCTGGTGCGGAGCCAAATAAATGCGAATTTTTACGCCGACATCCGTTTTTTGAAAAATCTGACGTTAAGATCGGAAATTGGCGGCTATGATAATTTTTCAAAAAGTGTATTGTTCTTCCCATCATACACCGTAACATCTCCTACTAATCCTTCGCTTATATATGGCAACCCTATAGCAAGTTTGAGTGAATATACTGATCAGGCTTTAGGATGGAACTGGAAGGAGTACATTACCTACAATCATACGTTTGCCCAAAAACATAATATAACTGCAACAGCAGGTTATGAATTGAATGAAAGCAACTACAACAGCATGAGCGCCGGAACTAATACTTTTTTAAGTAACGACTTACCGACACTTAACCTCGGGGGTGCTAAAATACCTACAATTGGCGAAAACAAGTCGTCTAACACCTTGCAGTCCTTTTATGCCCGTGCAATTTATGACTACGATAACAGGTATAGCCTAACTGCAACTATCCGGTCGGATAGGTCATCAAACTTTGCACAAGGTCACCAAACAGGTTATTTCCCATCTGCTGCCCTTGGCTGGACGATCTCAAACGAATCATTTATGGCCGGCATTAAAAGCGTTGCTGATAATGTGAAATTCAGAATTGGTTACGGTGAGGTAGGTAATCAGAACATACCGGGCTACCAATACGGCTCTGCGCTTAATCCAACAATCACAGGCTTAGGTACAGGTTTTAATGTGTCAAATTATAACAATCCTAACCTTACCTGGCAAACATCTATACAAACTGATATAGGTTTGGATTTCACTTTATTCGGCAGGGTTAACGCAACTGTCGACTGGTATAATAAAACCTCGAAGAAATTCCTTTTCCAGGCACCCTTACCCGAGTTTTTAACCGGCGGCCCCAATTATCTTGGCGGGATCAGCCCGCTTTATGTAAATGGAGGAGAGGTTAGCAATAAGGGTATTGAGTTCAGTATTAATTCAAAAAACATTGTTTCAAAGAATTTCAACTGGAATACTACGGTAACATTTAGCCATTACGTTAACAAAGTTGTTTCTACCTACAACAATAGTATAATTAATGCCAGCGTTACCTCGGGCTTTTTGCAGATCCCGGTTACACGTACGCAAGTTGGCGGCCCTATAGGCGAGTTTTACGGATACACCGTTAAAGGAATATTTAAAACTGAAGACCAGTTGCAAAATGCGCCAATACAATTTGGCCAGCCAACAAGCACTACGCTGGGTGCCCCTGGTGCAACAACTTTAGGTGATATACAATATGTTGATACCAATCATGATGGCAAGATTGATGCAAGCGATATGAGTGCTATCGGTAATCCTAACCCAACCTTTACTTATGGTTTTACCAATAATTTCAGTTATAAAGGTATTGATCTGTCTATATTCCTTTATGGATCTTATGGTGGCAAAGTGCTGAATTACCTGGATTACACTATAGAAGGCCTGAATGGGTTATACACCAATCAACTTGCCGAAGCTGCAAATTACTGGAGCCCATCTAACCCTAATTCCACTATTCCTGCTCCAAAGGGCGGCGTTAACCCAAACCTCAACATGTCAACCAGGTTTTTGCAAAGCGCATCTTTTTTAAGGTTTCAAAATGTACGTTTAGGATATAATGTACCGGCAGCTTGGGCTAAACGTATTGCACTTAGCGGTTTAAAAGTGTATTGCAGTGCACAAAACCTGTTCGTAATAACAGGTTATAAAGGCCTTGACCCCGAAGTTGGCCAGCAAAACCAAAACGTGTTTTTAACCAATGTGGATTTGGGAAGATATCCTTCGCCAAGGGTTATTTCTTTTGGAATAAACGCGGAATTTTAA
- a CDS encoding RagB/SusD family nutrient uptake outer membrane protein — MKANIKYIISATVIGFVTMTGCKKDFFNRPPENAIAIDNFYKTDAQVASSTLNLYNSPWFNYCAKPGWAVCEMTGGNGRSYSSDVTDFGNLNGAVTNLNSQNDAAWSSLWTVVAQANALINLMPPRAGAGVTPAVLNNALGEAHFMRAMAYFHIVRLWGAVPIIEDASNFLTNFQVNSNRIEDIYTLMVKDMKFAEANCTKMIRTGAITQGHVSSGSASAMLAKLYLYMQDYPNALAEAQKVINSGEFKLYGIDLPNKTYNDLFKTANNNNEESICQIQWAGGASYGHGNPAQAFFAASGIITGTGDGYSVLGPTIDLQNSYEGGDLRLHATIMQAKDFYPEITAAAGGYTVPDNINSQGTDAAIKKYVVGTPADNGGVGASQSAANNTYLMRYAEVYLIAAEAIVGKNSTSTDAQALAYINTIRKRANLAPLTVIKRNHVVPNPNYDATFNNAVTKTIIQDDILTERRHEFAIENDYWFDLCRIDGWNGILNNSHPLATQFISQQERGTYANDRKTVYHSAVTPKSTDFLLPIPINETTADPKLLEPAVPYTFK; from the coding sequence ATGAAAGCAAATATTAAATATATAATCAGCGCAACGGTTATTGGTTTTGTTACCATGACAGGCTGTAAAAAAGATTTCTTCAACAGGCCGCCTGAAAATGCGATAGCTATTGACAATTTTTATAAAACCGATGCCCAGGTAGCATCAAGCACACTTAATCTTTATAATTCTCCCTGGTTTAATTATTGCGCCAAACCGGGCTGGGCAGTATGCGAGATGACCGGCGGTAACGGCCGCAGCTATTCATCAGATGTTACCGATTTTGGTAACCTGAACGGCGCCGTTACCAACCTCAATTCGCAAAATGATGCCGCGTGGTCATCATTATGGACAGTTGTGGCGCAAGCTAATGCCCTGATCAATTTAATGCCCCCAAGAGCAGGCGCGGGCGTAACCCCAGCTGTCTTAAACAATGCTTTGGGCGAAGCACATTTTATGCGTGCCATGGCTTATTTTCATATTGTGAGGTTATGGGGAGCCGTGCCTATTATTGAGGATGCCAGTAACTTTTTGACCAATTTCCAGGTAAATAGCAACAGGATAGAAGACATATACACCTTGATGGTTAAGGATATGAAATTTGCTGAAGCAAATTGTACCAAGATGATCAGGACAGGAGCTATCACTCAAGGCCATGTGTCAAGTGGTTCAGCTTCGGCTATGCTGGCCAAATTATACCTGTATATGCAGGATTATCCTAATGCGCTTGCAGAGGCACAAAAAGTAATCAACAGCGGAGAGTTTAAATTATATGGGATAGATCTGCCTAATAAAACTTACAACGATCTGTTTAAAACAGCCAATAATAACAACGAAGAAAGCATTTGCCAGATACAATGGGCTGGCGGTGCATCTTATGGTCACGGAAACCCGGCTCAGGCTTTTTTTGCGGCAAGTGGTATTATTACAGGCACGGGTGATGGCTATAGCGTATTAGGCCCCACTATCGACTTACAAAACTCTTACGAAGGGGGCGATTTACGCCTGCATGCTACTATTATGCAAGCCAAGGATTTTTACCCCGAAATTACGGCAGCGGCCGGAGGTTACACCGTGCCTGATAATATTAATTCCCAGGGTACTGATGCTGCTATTAAAAAATATGTGGTTGGTACACCTGCAGACAATGGCGGTGTTGGCGCGTCGCAATCTGCGGCAAATAACACTTATTTAATGCGTTATGCCGAAGTTTATTTAATTGCAGCAGAAGCAATTGTTGGCAAAAACTCTACCTCGACAGATGCGCAGGCGCTGGCTTATATTAATACAATCAGGAAAAGGGCAAATCTAGCGCCATTAACGGTAATAAAACGTAATCACGTAGTTCCTAATCCTAATTATGATGCCACGTTTAACAATGCTGTTACTAAAACTATTATCCAGGATGATATTTTAACTGAAAGAAGGCATGAATTTGCTATCGAAAACGACTACTGGTTTGACCTTTGCCGCATTGATGGATGGAATGGTATATTGAATAACTCGCACCCGCTTGCTACTCAATTTATAAGCCAGCAGGAACGAGGCACTTATGCCAATGACCGCAAAACTGTTTACCACAGCGCGGTTACACCAAAAAGCACCGACTTTTTATTGCCTATACCAATAAATGAAACAACCGCCGATCCTAAATTATTAGAACCAGCAGTACCATACACTTTTAAATAA